A region of Vitis vinifera cultivar Pinot Noir 40024 chromosome 15, ASM3070453v1 DNA encodes the following proteins:
- the LOC100252268 gene encoding uncharacterized protein LOC100252268 — MGGKGRRRREKNYRAAHGGHERLPPPPDLSKLDALPSKLRKLMAFTSPSTPQRPQGSAKASIDKEKKGKRGDAEEKKLHPKDELNYKTTKIDAAGDGDHFMTSQDMEDNDGTVPSSTHEKGKRKRKRKQVKDLRFEAELEKVAGLGSKRRERKKKYLESRKKKHKKAKTEENLDFPRHEKIKFGEVVEAPPKLVAVPKALKALKTVQDASQERLRLQAVDAYRKRKGWVSRPGIHLPPPVTTTPI; from the exons atgggaggaaaaggaaggagaagaagagagaagaacTACAGAGCTGCACATGGAGGACACGAGAGACTCCCACCCCCACCTGATCTCTCCAAACTCGACGCTTTACCCTCCAAACTTCGCAAGCTCATGGCTTTCACTTCCCCGTCCACTCCACAACGTCCTCAAG GGTCTGCTAAGGCTTCGATCGAtaaggaaaagaagggaaagagagGAGATGCTGAGGAAAAA AAACTTCATCCGAAGGATGAGCTTAACTATAAAACTACTAAGATTGATGCAGCAGGTGATGGTGACCATTTCATGACATCCCAAGATATGGAAGATAATGATGGAACTGTGCCTAGTAGCACACATGAAAAAggtaagagaaaaagaaagaggaagCAGGTAAAGGATCTTCGGTTTGAAGCAGAATTGGAGAAAGTAGCTGGTCTTGGTTCAAAGAGACGGGAGCGTAAGAAAAA atatttggaatcaagaaaaaagaaacacaaaaaagcCAAGACAGAGGAGAATTTGGACTTTCCGAGACATGAGAAGATCAAATTTGGAGAAGTAGTTGAAGCTCCACCAAAGCTGGTTGCAGTACCTAAG gctttgaaggCTTTGAAGACTGTCCAAGATGCTTCACAAGAAAGGCTTCGGTTGCAAGCTGTCGATGCCTACAGGAAACGAAAAGGATGGGTTTCAAGGCCAGGGATCCATCTTCCTCCTCCTGTGACCACTACACCGATATAA